Part of the Anopheles coluzzii chromosome 3, AcolN3, whole genome shotgun sequence genome is shown below.
CTCATCTCGCTCGATGCGCTCAAGTCGCCAATCTTTCGCCCCGCACAGCTCGTATCGATGATGGCGGAACTAACGCCCGAACTGCTGCGGGCAGATCTGCGCAATCAGGAACGGACGGAACCACCGTCCTACACGTACGCCGAAACGGTCGATCGGTTGTACGAGGGTGCGGTTAACTCAATCACCCGCGAAGCTTGTCCGTTTCTGCTGCAGCGCAATCTGCGCAAATCGGCCAAATTCCCCGACCGGTACTACTTTGCGAGGGACAGTCGGTTAAAGTACGGGACCGGGTTTTTGTGGTCGCAGGAGGTTAACAAACGGTTGGCGCAGAACCTGACGATGCCGTTTCTGTTTGTGAAGGCGACGGAATCACCGTACTGGGAGCGGAAGCAGTACTACGACGAGGTGATCGAGATACTGGAGCGCAATAATGCGCGGTTTGAGCTGCGGTATGTGGAGGGCACGCACCATGTGCATCTGTCCCATCCGGAGCGGGTGGCGCCGGTGGTGGCGGACTTTCTGAATCGCTACTGGCAAAGGGATGAGGAGATGGCGAGTAAGCTTTAGGACGGGAGTGTGTTTGGGGACTTTTTGGGGGGAGCTAATGTTATCTACGGTTTTTGGGGAATGTATTTTTgtgataaataaacaatttctattaaaaaaatgatttaccGCCATTTTGCTAAAAACGCCCCCCAAAAGAATTCTATTCGCCGTCAAACTAGTTATAGGCGTTTAAATTTGCATACGACACTTCTGTGTACGTTTTAGGCACGAGGCGAGGCATTAATCTCAAGGTCAGTCGGTCGGTCTACCCTCTGCGTTAAGGCAAACAACAGACGCCGTAGAGCTTCAAACCAATTTATGTAAGTGATCAATCCCCACTCCAAAAAGTGGCGTTGTTTCTCCACAAAGAAAGTTGGAACGAAAATCACCCCAATAATAAGATCTTCGTGACAGGTTTAAGGTAAAAcagagtggggggggggggggggggggaggatggaAGGTTTATCTAATACGCGCGTGTAACTTAATCCCCAACCACTGCCAACTCACATAATCACAAAGAGTGAGCTACGCGATCGATCGGtttttttccaccaccaccaccacgaacaCGTGGAGCAATGGTGGGGAGACTTCCGAAGATTCGTTGGAGTCCCAAAACTTTTCCGTTACACGTACCCGCTGCTCGGTCAACCGAGCTAGACCTTTAGTTTTGAGCTCTTCCGTATCTGTGtagagtgtgtgtgcctcTGCCTCTCCCGGGTTAGTGTCACTCAACATGGCCGAGGCGAAGCGACGCATGGTACAGCAGAACAATCAGCTGCACGGAGTAAGTAAGGAGGAACACCCTAAAATGGGACACACAGAAATCATTACAAAAGTGTTCCCCTTTTCCGCAAAGGTGCAAGAGGAACGCATTGACCTACCCTTCGGTGCGCTGGTCGGCAAGTGGTGGGGACCGCGTGATCTTCGCCCGATCGTGTGCCTGCACGGCTGGATGGATAATGCCGGTTCGTTCGATCGCCTAATTCCGCTGCTACCAAAGCACATCAGCTTCCTGGCGATCGATATTCCTGGGCACGGTCGGTCCGCACACCTTCCGGCCGGTGTCGCCTATTACGCGCTGGACACACTGCGCCTGCTGCTCCATCTGATGCAACACTACGGCTGGGGGCGCATTTCGCTCATGAGCCACTCGATCGGTGCCGTGATGAGTTACGTGTTTGCGGGCGTATTTCCCGACCGGGTCGATCTGCTCGTGTCGTTCGATCTGCTCAAACCGTTCATACTCGATCCGGATATGGTGCTTTTTCTGCTGGCCGATTCGCTGCCCAAAACGCTCGATTTGGGTGCAGCCGAAGCAGGGCGCAGTGCCGAAGAGAAGCAGTTCCGCTACGACCAATACGTGGAGCATATGCATGCCGGGTTTCATGAGTCGATCAGTCGTGAAGCGTGCCACTTTCTGCTGTACCGTGCACTGGAACCGTCCGGCCAGCAGGCGGGGGGTTATCGCCGGCTAACGGATCGGCGCATTCGGCACAACCATGGGCTGGTGTGGTCGCACGATGTGAATTTGGAGATGGCGCGAAGAATTAAGGTACCGTTTCTGTACCTGAAGACGACGGAGACGCCACTGTTTGAGGATGCACGGTATCATCAGGAAACGATCGACGCACTGGTCGCGCACAATGGGCAGTTCGAGCAGGCGCTGGTGGAGGGTAAGCATCATGTGCATCTGTCCCATCCGGAGCGGGTGGCGCCGCGGGTGGCCGAGTTTCTGCTGAAACACTGGAACAGGGAAAGGTATTTAGTGTGCAAACTGTGAggagtgttgtgtgtggtggtggggaGAGGTTCGATTAGTTTATCGTTTTATATGGGGAGCGGACTGAAAGGTAAACGTGTTTTAGTGCTTTCGAGCAATAGTGAccttaaaatacattttaaaaccaATTTTTACTACTACGCACCCTATCCTTGgcttctgtttcttttttcgaaTGTAACGATCGTTCGTCAAGTGATGTTGTTTGCTTCGAGTGATGAAATGCAAtataattgtatttttttcaatagcGACACAATAACCCCGCCTCCGACTCTTCACTCCTGCATCATCTCCACCTTGGCGTTGAACGTTACGGAACGTTCGCCTTTCGGTACCGCGCTCGAGGCGCTCGATTCACCTCCCTCACCTTCAACGTCACGGCACGATACGACACAATCCTCGTACGTCCACTTGGGAAACACACGCTTGTACAGATACAACAGTACCGTGTCGTGCGATTTCAGCTGcgcatcaaacacacacttcaTGTGTCCGTGCGTACCGAGCGATTCCCTAATATGCCCAACCCGTCCCAGCTTCGTGCGCAGCTTGCACGGCTTAAAGTACGCCACATCGTCCGGATTGAAGAACATGTACCGTATCGTGGCCGATTTGCGATTAATCTTGTACGGATGGCCACTCAGCACGACGCGCTTCAGCACCACCCGGTCGGGATTGCACGCCAACAGGCTGCCGGACGCTACCATCGACAGCGAGGTGTCGGGATTCTCGCGGAAGCAAAGGATCGGTGCCGGCGGGAACTGAATCGGCGCGAAGAACgtcgccaccaccgccatccCCGGGCGGAAGAACCGTTCGTACTTGTGTTTGTCCCCGTTCGTGTGCTGGCTGTAGATCGGGTTCACGATGAACCGCCGGTAGCCGCACTGTACGATCAGCCGTTCCTTCGATTGGATCGGAATCGTTGAGTTTTGCGTTCGCTTCAAGCACACGTTCATGACGGACATTTGCTGCTCGTGCGGTAGCATCCCGTACACGATCAGTCGCTCGCCGTTGCCGGCCGATGTGAAAGCAGTCCACAGATCCTGCGGCACATTCTTCACGTGCAGGCGGGCGTACCAGCCCGGCATTACCACATCGTCGCCCTCCTTCTGCTGTGCCTCGCGGAGAATGCGCCGCTTGGTGTGGTCAAAGTTTTGGAACTGATAAATGCGGGCGTAATCGAACGGCAGATTCTCCTTCACGTCCCACGGCGAGGTGCGGAACGATTCCAGCCCACGGTACTTGATGAACCGCTCCCGGGCCGGCCTGTCCGCCGGTGTGTCGATCTCGTCGGGGAATATTTCGTCCACCTTTGCCGCCTGGATTTTGGCCAGCGTGCTGCGCTCCTCCTCCAGATCCATCTCCTTGTCGTACCGGTCGGCGCTGATCTCTTCCGACACGCTGATCTCGTCGAACTGCTGACCATCGTCGTCGGTTTCGCCGTCCTTGCCGCCTACTTTGCTTTCCGTGTCCGACTCGCAAGACATGTACTgctcatcgtcatcatcatcatcgtcgtcgtcgtcgtcctcatcTTCATCCTGCTCCTCGATGTCCGGTATCCAGGAGGCTTGATAGTCGCTCATACCCTTCGGGACGCGCTTGATGAGCTTCTTTTGATTCtctaaaagaaagaaattttgtttaataatgtTAACAAACACTTGAAATGGGAAAGTAAAATCCCTTACCTGCACGCGAAGCTGCAATTTCATCTTCCGTCGGCCACGTTTGCTCCGCATCCATCGCGTCCGGTACGTTCTCGCGCTGCAAACTGGTCTGCTGGTCCGGATCCGCCACCAGCGGGGGCTTTTGCTCCTCACTCGACATTTCTCCATCCTCCAGCTTACGCATCCGGTACGGATCGGTCGGGAAGGCAACCGATTCGAGCTGAAACTCTCCCAGCCCCGGTATGTGGACGAGCTGGTTGACGGACAGTGGTACACCTCGCACAAAACCCGTCACCTTTAGCGTTCCCGTTGGACGCTCCGACTGCACCGGTTCGGGCGCACTCGGTACGTACTCGACCCGCTCGCCCAGCATGTGCGGTCGATTGCAGCGATTGTGCGTCACCTTGCGCTTTTGGCCACCAATGCGGCGCAAAAGGTTCAGCGCGTCGGTTAGCTTATCGAGCTGCATCACCTTCTCGTCGGGCAGTACGGTCGAAACGGCCTTTTGGATGTTGGTTTTCACCTGGGAGCGCTTCTTCGGATTGATCGATTCCATGTCCATCAGACACACCATCGGTGTGGGAAGGCCCTGGGTTAGGGCCATATTCAGCACCTTCGCACCGGCCTTATCGATCACTTCGTCCGTCTCGCCAGCAACGGCGGTCAGCAGCAGAATGACGGAATCACACACTTTAAGCGCATCGAGCACGTTCAGCTCCCGGCCGTGCCCCGTCTCGGGGATGACAAATGAAAAGCGTTGCCGGAAGCGTggtacactgaaagtgacaaAGTGAAATTAGTGAAAAAGAACCTTCCCTCTTCACATACCCAAAACAACCTACTTCATGTAACGAACACGATCCGAAACCTTCATCACAGTCGCCTCCGGATCGCAACCCTCCAGAATGGCCATGGCCGAGTTCGGGTCGATCATATCGTTCAGGGGCAGCACGCAGGTCAGGAACGGTGCCGTCAGTGCGCCACCGATGGCCCGCTTCAGTGCGATCGCCTCCTGGCGTTTGTTTTTGCGCAGCTGGTTGGCCTGCTGGCGTCGCTCATCGCGCGACTGCTGCCGATTCGGCCGGCGGGTCAGTGTTTTCAGGTTCACCTTACCTGTTCCGGGAGAGGGATAAAAACACCCATTATAAGTGGAGATTCCAAAAGGAGAAAACCAGACGAACTCTTACCTTTCGCCACGCGTTCCAACTCACGCTTCGACGCATGTTTGCcgtgtttgtgcgttttgttggtttgctttAGCGCACCCGGGCGATGAATCGTTTCGATAGCCATCGTTTTCGACTGCCTTTTGCAGGAAATGTGTCACTTTTCCACTGAATAAACGGAAAATTCCGGCACTACTCGCGGGCGCACATGTTTTCGACTGGAGCGAAAATCAACAAGAAGAATGTGAGGTTAGAAGTGTTTGTTGTGATGTTTTTCGTACGGTGGTGCATCTGTCAACAGAAACGGCACGGtgtaatttttaaattgaaattaatgatTTTATAAAAAGTTTTACACGCTGAAAGTACGAAACTAATAAGAGGAAATTTCGTGAAATTCTTTTTAGCACggttttgcacatttttattCCCATTTCTCGGTCTCTTTTTTCAATCCATTTCAAATTAACCCTTCAAGTGCACGCGCGTGCAACCGCCCTGCAACGTCAACTTGACAGCACGGCTGACGGGGGCTCAGCTGTCAAATGTATTATTGCCGACGATTGATAAtcaaaaattgaagaaaaccaCGAATCCCCCAGAGTGCAGCGATTCCGTAAGCCGGAGAAAACATCCGAAAGTACACGGTCCCGATCAAAGGTACATAATATGATACGTTCCAGTGCGTTCATCAGCCGGCTACCGCTGCGTGGTATCGCGGCAGCGACACTCAACAGCAATAGTGTAAGTACGCCGACGATGGTTCCAGCGTGCATTCTGATGTAATGATACACaattctctctcgctctctgtccTGTCTCCGTAGGGTCTGTTGCAATCGCCACCCAGCTTGGCGGCACTGCAAGCAACACAGGTCCGCCACCGATCGACACCGATCAACACGGTGATAATGTTTGTGCCCCAGCAAGAGGTAAACGGAAAGCTGCCCTCCGCCCTTGGAAAACTTTCTCCTTAAATGTGTCTCCgctgtgtttgcttttagGCATGGATCGTGGAACGGATGGGCAAATTTCACCGCATCCTCGAGCCCGGCCTGAACGTCCTGCTGCCCGTGGTGGACCGGGTGAAGTACGTGCAGAGTCTGAAGGAAATCGCAATAGACGTGCCGAAACAGTCCGCCATCACGTCCGACAACGTAACGCTCAGCATCGACGGTGTGCTGTACCTGCGCATTCTCGACCCGTACCTCGCGTCGTACGGTGTGGAGGATCCGGAGTTTGCCATCACCCAGCTCGCCCAAACGACGATGCGCTCCGAGCTGGGCAAGATGTCACTGGACAAGGTGTTCCGGGAGCGCGAATCGCTCAACATCAGCATCGTGGAGTCGATCAACAAGGCGAGCGAAGCGTGGGGCATCTCCTGCCTGCGGTACGAAATCCGCGACATCAAGCTGCCGAGCCGGGTGCACGAAGCGATGCAGATGCAGGTGGAGGCGGAGCGGCGCAAGCGGGCCGCGATCCTCGAGTCGGAGGGTGTCCGGGCGGCCGACATTAACGTGGCCGAGGGTAAGCGACAGTCGCGCATCCTTGCCTCCGAGGCGCAGAAGCAGGAGGAGATCAATCGGGCGAATGGTGAGGCGGCCGCCATAATGGCGCTGGCCGATGCGCGTGCGAAAAGTCTGAAAATCGTGGCCGAATCGCTGGCGAACGAGCATGGCCGCAGTGCGGCATCGCTGAGCGTGGCGGAAAAGTACGTGGTCGCGTTCGAGAAGCTGgccaaacacaacaacacgctCATCGTACCGTCGACCGCGTCCGACGTGACGTCGATGGTGGCACAAGCAATGCAGATCTACAGCAATCTCTCAGCCAGCTCGAGGGCAGCTGCCGGCGGTCATCAGGCGGGCGGTGACGACAACACGCAGAACCTGCTGGGGACGCTGAGTGAAACTAGTTCGAAGCTGGACGCGACACTGCCACCGCTCGATAGCCATCACCACGGGGACAGCAGTATGGGGGGTGGTTCT
Proteins encoded:
- the LOC120954937 gene encoding probable serine hydrolase; the protein is MDTQSLETLVERHDREHGVQEVRIRVPFGELAGKWWGPRNVRPVVCLHGWQDNAGTFDTLIPLLPSHMSFLALDLPGHGYSSRIPDGMSYQPMNVFYLLNFVMQEYGWRKISLLSHSMGSVLHYAYAAIFPTRVDLLISLDALKSPIFRPAQLVSMMAELTPELLRADLRNQERTEPPSYTYAETVDRLYEGAVNSITREACPFLLQRNLRKSAKFPDRYYFARDSRLKYGTGFLWSQEVNKRLAQNLTMPFLFVKATESPYWERKQYYDEVIEILERNNARFELRYVEGTHHVHLSHPERVAPVVADFLNRYWQRDEEMASKL
- the LOC120954938 gene encoding probable serine hydrolase, translated to MAEAKRRMVQQNNQLHGVQEERIDLPFGALVGKWWGPRDLRPIVCLHGWMDNAGSFDRLIPLLPKHISFLAIDIPGHGRSAHLPAGVAYYALDTLRLLLHLMQHYGWGRISLMSHSIGAVMSYVFAGVFPDRVDLLVSFDLLKPFILDPDMVLFLLADSLPKTLDLGAAEAGRSAEEKQFRYDQYVEHMHAGFHESISREACHFLLYRALEPSGQQAGGYRRLTDRRIRHNHGLVWSHDVNLEMARRIKVPFLYLKTTETPLFEDARYHQETIDALVAHNGQFEQALVEGKHHVHLSHPERVAPRVAEFLLKHWNRERYLVCKL
- the LOC120954934 gene encoding pre-rRNA-processing protein TSR1 homolog; translation: MAIETIHRPGALKQTNKTHKHGKHASKRELERVAKGKVNLKTLTRRPNRQQSRDERRQQANQLRKNKRQEAIALKRAIGGALTAPFLTCVLPLNDMIDPNSAMAILEGCDPEATVMKVSDRVRYMNVPRFRQRFSFVIPETGHGRELNVLDALKVCDSVILLLTAVAGETDEVIDKAGAKVLNMALTQGLPTPMVCLMDMESINPKKRSQVKTNIQKAVSTVLPDEKVMQLDKLTDALNLLRRIGGQKRKVTHNRCNRPHMLGERVEYVPSAPEPVQSERPTGTLKVTGFVRGVPLSVNQLVHIPGLGEFQLESVAFPTDPYRMRKLEDGEMSSEEQKPPLVADPDQQTSLQRENVPDAMDAEQTWPTEDEIAASRAENQKKLIKRVPKGMSDYQASWIPDIEEQDEDEDDDDDDDDDDDEQYMSCESDTESKVGGKDGETDDDGQQFDEISVSEEISADRYDKEMDLEEERSTLAKIQAAKVDEIFPDEIDTPADRPARERFIKYRGLESFRTSPWDVKENLPFDYARIYQFQNFDHTKRRILREAQQKEGDDVVMPGWYARLHVKNVPQDLWTAFTSAGNGERLIVYGMLPHEQQMSVMNVCLKRTQNSTIPIQSKERLIVQCGYRRFIVNPIYSQHTNGDKHKYERFFRPGMAVVATFFAPIQFPPAPILCFRENPDTSLSMVASGSLLACNPDRVVLKRVVLSGHPYKINRKSATIRYMFFNPDDVAYFKPCKLRTKLGRVGHIRESLGTHGHMKCVFDAQLKSHDTVLLYLYKRVFPKWTYEDCVVSCRDVEGEGGESSASSAVPKGERSVTFNAKVEMMQE
- the LOC120959858 gene encoding stomatin-like protein 2, mitochondrial; this encodes MIRSSAFISRLPLRGIAAATLNSNSGLLQSPPSLAALQATQVRHRSTPINTVIMFVPQQEAWIVERMGKFHRILEPGLNVLLPVVDRVKYVQSLKEIAIDVPKQSAITSDNVTLSIDGVLYLRILDPYLASYGVEDPEFAITQLAQTTMRSELGKMSLDKVFRERESLNISIVESINKASEAWGISCLRYEIRDIKLPSRVHEAMQMQVEAERRKRAAILESEGVRAADINVAEGKRQSRILASEAQKQEEINRANGEAAAIMALADARAKSLKIVAESLANEHGRSAASLSVAEKYVVAFEKLAKHNNTLIVPSTASDVTSMVAQAMQIYSNLSASSRAAAGGHQAGGDDNTQNLLGTLSETSSKLDATLPPLDSHHHGDSSMGGGSSSK